In Helianthus annuus cultivar XRQ/B chromosome 8, HanXRQr2.0-SUNRISE, whole genome shotgun sequence, a single genomic region encodes these proteins:
- the LOC110872272 gene encoding catalase-like isoform X1 has protein sequence MDPYKESKLILPHPDQRPSSAYNAPFWTTNAGLPVYNNTASLTVGNRGPILLEDYHLIEKLANFTRERIPERIVHARGASAKGFFEVTHDITHLTCADFLRAPGVQTPTIVRFSTVIHERGSPETIRDPRGFATKFYTREGNFDIVGNNFPVFFTRDAMAFPDVIHAFKPNPKSHIQEDWRILDFLSHHPESLNTMTFWLDDVGIPTDYRHMEGSSVNTLTLVNKEGKIHYVKFTWKPTCGVKCLMDDEAIKIGGANHSHATQDLYDSIQAGNFPEWKLYLQVIDPDHEDRLDFDPLDGTMTWPEDIIPLQPVGRMVLNKNIDNFFAENEQLAFNPGLVVPGIYYSDDKMLQGRIFAYSDTQRHRLGPNYLQLPVNAPKCAHHNNHYDGNMNFMHRDEEVDYFPSRYDRVQHAKQYPINSRQVTGTRDRTVIPKYNDFKQPGDRYRSWDPARQERFIVRMCKMLSDPRVTHELRSIWISYWTQADQSLGQKIASRLNVRPNY, from the exons GAGTCGAAACTCATCCTACCTCACCCTGAT CAACGCCCTTCAAGTGCTTACAATGCCCCTTTCTGGACAACAAATGCCGGTTTACCGGTTTACAACAACACTGCATCATTGACTGTTGGAAATCGAG GTCCAATTCTCCTTGAGGACTATCATTTGATTGAGAAACTTGCCAACTTCACTCGTGAGCGGATCCCCGAACGTATCGTTCATGCGAGGGGTGCGAGCGCAAAGGGGTTCTTCGAGGTCACACACGACATTACTCATCTCACCTGCGCTGACTTCCTCCGCGCCCCTGGAGTTCAAACTCCTACCATTGTTCGTTTCTCGACTGTTATCCATGAGCGTGGAAGCCCCGAAACCATCCGAGATCCCCGAGGATTTGCAACAAAGTTCTACACCAGAGAA GGTAACTTTGACATTGTGGGAAACAATTTCCCCGTGTTCTTTACGCGTGATGCAATGGCGTTCCCAGACGTGATCCACGCGTTTAAACCAAACCCGAAGTCACACATCCAAGAAGACTGGAGGATTCTTGACTTCTTGTCACACCATCCAGAGAGTTTGAACACCATGACATTCTGGCTCGATGATGTCGGTATCCCAACCGATTACCGACACATGGAAGGCTCAAGTGTCAACACTCTCACTTTAGTTAACAAAGAAGGAAAAATTCACTATGTGAAGTTCACATGGAAGCCCACATGTGGAGTCAAATGTTTGATGGACGACGAAGCGATCAAAATCGGAGGCGCGAATCACAGTCACGCCACTCAAGATCTTTACGATTCGATCCAAGCTGGTAACTTCCCTGAATGGAAGCTGTATCTCCAAGTGATTGACCCTGATCATGAAGATAGGCTTGACTTTGACCCGCTCGATGGCACCATGACCTGGCCCGAGGACATCATACCTTTGCAGCCCGTTGGGCGTATGGTGTTGAACAAGAACATTGACAACTTCTTTGCTGAAAATGAACAGCTAGCGTTCAACCCGGGTCTTGTTGTTCCTGGGATTTATTACTCTGATGATAAGATGCTTCAAGGGCGTATTTTCGCGTACTCTGATACCCAAAGGCACCGTCTCGGACCGAATTACTTGCAGCTCCCTGTCAATGCACCTAAGTGTGCTCATCATAATAATCATTATGATGGAAACATGAACTTCATGCACAGAGATGAGGAG gttGATTACTTCCCTTCGAGGTATGATCGTGTTCAACATGCTAAGCAGTACCCGATCAATTCCCGTCAAGTTACTGGAACCCGTGACAGG ACTGTGATCCCAAAATACAACGATTTCAAGCAGCCCGGAGACAGATACCGATCATGGGATCCAGCCAG GCAAGAGAGATTCATTGTCCGAATGTGTAAGATGTTGTCTGACCCAAGGGTAACCCACGAACTCCGCAGTATTTGGATCTCCTACTGGACCCAG GCCGACCAGTCTCTGGGGCAGAAGATAGCATCACGCCTCAATGTGCGCCCCAATTATTGA
- the LOC110869675 gene encoding uncharacterized protein LOC110869675: MSARITRECLYRFCHNVVKLYRKQYLRKPNAYDVQQLYQAHEARHGFPGMLGSIDFSGVEYRRGYYLADGIYPSWSTIVKTIPFPDDEKRKKWAIIQQPARAFTPKRLRLCMYACILLHNMIIEDEGRAICEYDENASYGNTVMVDPTQQDLNSFALTNDYTHANLQQDLVEHIWNNANDGDGDEDE; this comes from the exons ATGTCGGCAAGAATTACGCGGGAATGTTTGTATCGGTTTTGCCATAATGTGGTGAAACTATATAGAAAACAATATTTGCGGAAACCAAACGCGTATGATGTTCAACAGTTGTACCAAGCTCATGAAGCACGGCACGGGTTTCCGGGAATGCTTGGTAGCATTGATT TTTCTGGGGTTGAATATAGACGCGGGTATTATCTTGCTGACGGAATATATCCGTCTTGGTCTACAATTGTCAAGACTATTCCATTTCCCGATGacgaaaaaaggaaaaaatgGGCCATCATTCAACAACCGGCACGTGCATTCACACCGAAGAGGTTGCGCCTTTGTATGTACGCTTGCATTTTGCTCCATAACATGATTATTGAAGATGAAGGTCGGGCGATTTGTGAGTATGATGAGAATGCATCTTACGGGAATACTGTCATGGTAGATCCGACGCaacaggatttaaactcgttcGCGCTAACCAACGACTATACGCATGCAAACCTTCAACAGGATTTGGTAGAACATATATGGAACAACGCAAATGACGGGGACGGTGACGAAGAcgagtag
- the LOC110872274 gene encoding catalase codes for MDPYKYRSSSAYNAPFWTTNSGAPVYNNNNSLTVGSRGPILLEDYHLVEKLANFDRERIPERVVHARGASAKGFFEVTHDITALTCADFLRAPGVQTPVIVRFSTVIHERGSPETLRDPRGFAVKFYTREGNFDLVGNNFPVFFIRDGMKFPDMVHSLKPNPKSHIQEDWRIMDFFSHHPESLHMFTFLLDDIGVPQDYRHMDGSGVNTYTLINKAGKAYYVKFHWKPTCGVKSLLEEEAIKIGGANHSHATQDLYDSIAAGNYPEWKLFIQTIDPDHEDRLDFDPLDVTKTWPEDIFPLQPVGRLVLNKNIDNFFAENEQLAFCPAIIVPGIYYSDDKLLQTRIFSYSDTQRHRLGPNYLQLPANAPKCAHHNNHYDGFMNFMHRDEEIDYFPSRYDPARHAEQYPIPPVRLSGKRDKCVIEKENNFKQPGERYRSFSPDRQERFINRVVGGLSDPRVTHEVRSIWVSYWSQADKSLGQKIASRLNVKPNY; via the exons ATGGATCCTTACAAG TACCGTTCTTCAAGTGCCTACAATGCCCCATTCTGGACCACCAATTCCGGTGCTCCggtttacaacaacaacaactcattgACCGTCGGAAGCAGAG GTCCAATCCTTCTAGAAGATTACCATTTGGTGGAGAAGCTAGCTAACTTCGACCGTGAGCGTATCCCTGAACGTGTCGTTCATGCCAGAGGTGCCAGTGCTAAGGGATTTTTTGAAGTCACACATGACATTACTGCCCTCACATGTGCTGATTTTCTCCGTGCCCCCGGTGTCCAGACTCCTGTTATCGTTCGTTTCTCTACTGTTATCCATGAACGTGGTAGCCCCGAAACCCTCAGGGACCCTAGAGGTTTCGCAGTGAAGTTCTACACCCGAGAG GGTAACTTTGATTTGGTGGGAAACAATTTCCCGGTGTTCTTTATTCGTGATGGAATGAAATTTCCCGACATGGTTCACTCGTTGAAACCAAACCCTAAATCGCACATTCAAGAAGACTGGAGAATCATGGACTTTTTCTCTCACCATCCCGAGagtttgcacatgttcacattTCTTCTAGACGATATCGGTGTGCCACAAGATTACCGCCACATGGACGGATCCGGTGTCAACACCTACACTTTGATCAACAAAGCTGGAAAAGCATATTACGTGAAGTTCCACTGGAAACCAACATGTGGCGTAAAAAGTTTGTTGGAAGAAGAAGCCATCAAGATCGGTGGAGCGAATCACAGCCATGCTACACAAGATCTTTACGATTCGATTGCTGCTGGAAACTACCCCGAGTGGAAGCTTTTTATCCAGACCATTGATCCGGATCACGAGGATCGGCTCGACTTTGACCCGCTTGATGTTACCAAGACCTGGCCTGAGGATATCTTTCCGTTGCAGCCTGTGGGTCGTCTGGTTTTGAACAAGAATATTGACAACTTCTTTGCTGAGAATGAACAGCTGGCATTTTGTCCTGCTATCATTGTTCCTGGAATCTATTATTCTGATGATAAGTTGCTGCAAACCCGTATTTTCTCGTATTCTGACACTCAGAGGCACCGTCTTGGACCGAACTATTTGCAGCTTCCTGCAAATGCTCCTAAGTGTGCTCATCATAATAATCACTATGATGGATTCATGAATTTCATGCACAGAGATGAGGAG ATCGATTACTTCCCTTCAAGATATGATCCCGCTCGTCATGCTGAGCAGTACCCTATTCCTCCTGTTAGGTTGTCCGGAAAGCGTGATAAG TGTGTGATTGAGAAAGAAAACAACTTCAAGCAGCCAGGAGAGAGATACAGATCCTTTTCTCCAGACAG GCAAGAACGATTCATTAACAGAGTTGTGGGTGGTTTGTCTGACCCGCGTGTCACCCATGAGGTCCGCTCAATATGGGTTTCATACTGGTCCCAG GCTGACAAGTCTCTGGGACAGAAGATAGCTTCCCGCTTGAATGTGAAGCCAAATTACTAA
- the LOC110872272 gene encoding catalase-like isoform X2: MDPYKQRPSSAYNAPFWTTNAGLPVYNNTASLTVGNRGPILLEDYHLIEKLANFTRERIPERIVHARGASAKGFFEVTHDITHLTCADFLRAPGVQTPTIVRFSTVIHERGSPETIRDPRGFATKFYTREGNFDIVGNNFPVFFTRDAMAFPDVIHAFKPNPKSHIQEDWRILDFLSHHPESLNTMTFWLDDVGIPTDYRHMEGSSVNTLTLVNKEGKIHYVKFTWKPTCGVKCLMDDEAIKIGGANHSHATQDLYDSIQAGNFPEWKLYLQVIDPDHEDRLDFDPLDGTMTWPEDIIPLQPVGRMVLNKNIDNFFAENEQLAFNPGLVVPGIYYSDDKMLQGRIFAYSDTQRHRLGPNYLQLPVNAPKCAHHNNHYDGNMNFMHRDEEVDYFPSRYDRVQHAKQYPINSRQVTGTRDRTVIPKYNDFKQPGDRYRSWDPARQERFIVRMCKMLSDPRVTHELRSIWISYWTQADQSLGQKIASRLNVRPNY; encoded by the exons CAACGCCCTTCAAGTGCTTACAATGCCCCTTTCTGGACAACAAATGCCGGTTTACCGGTTTACAACAACACTGCATCATTGACTGTTGGAAATCGAG GTCCAATTCTCCTTGAGGACTATCATTTGATTGAGAAACTTGCCAACTTCACTCGTGAGCGGATCCCCGAACGTATCGTTCATGCGAGGGGTGCGAGCGCAAAGGGGTTCTTCGAGGTCACACACGACATTACTCATCTCACCTGCGCTGACTTCCTCCGCGCCCCTGGAGTTCAAACTCCTACCATTGTTCGTTTCTCGACTGTTATCCATGAGCGTGGAAGCCCCGAAACCATCCGAGATCCCCGAGGATTTGCAACAAAGTTCTACACCAGAGAA GGTAACTTTGACATTGTGGGAAACAATTTCCCCGTGTTCTTTACGCGTGATGCAATGGCGTTCCCAGACGTGATCCACGCGTTTAAACCAAACCCGAAGTCACACATCCAAGAAGACTGGAGGATTCTTGACTTCTTGTCACACCATCCAGAGAGTTTGAACACCATGACATTCTGGCTCGATGATGTCGGTATCCCAACCGATTACCGACACATGGAAGGCTCAAGTGTCAACACTCTCACTTTAGTTAACAAAGAAGGAAAAATTCACTATGTGAAGTTCACATGGAAGCCCACATGTGGAGTCAAATGTTTGATGGACGACGAAGCGATCAAAATCGGAGGCGCGAATCACAGTCACGCCACTCAAGATCTTTACGATTCGATCCAAGCTGGTAACTTCCCTGAATGGAAGCTGTATCTCCAAGTGATTGACCCTGATCATGAAGATAGGCTTGACTTTGACCCGCTCGATGGCACCATGACCTGGCCCGAGGACATCATACCTTTGCAGCCCGTTGGGCGTATGGTGTTGAACAAGAACATTGACAACTTCTTTGCTGAAAATGAACAGCTAGCGTTCAACCCGGGTCTTGTTGTTCCTGGGATTTATTACTCTGATGATAAGATGCTTCAAGGGCGTATTTTCGCGTACTCTGATACCCAAAGGCACCGTCTCGGACCGAATTACTTGCAGCTCCCTGTCAATGCACCTAAGTGTGCTCATCATAATAATCATTATGATGGAAACATGAACTTCATGCACAGAGATGAGGAG gttGATTACTTCCCTTCGAGGTATGATCGTGTTCAACATGCTAAGCAGTACCCGATCAATTCCCGTCAAGTTACTGGAACCCGTGACAGG ACTGTGATCCCAAAATACAACGATTTCAAGCAGCCCGGAGACAGATACCGATCATGGGATCCAGCCAG GCAAGAGAGATTCATTGTCCGAATGTGTAAGATGTTGTCTGACCCAAGGGTAACCCACGAACTCCGCAGTATTTGGATCTCCTACTGGACCCAG GCCGACCAGTCTCTGGGGCAGAAGATAGCATCACGCCTCAATGTGCGCCCCAATTATTGA